The Mucilaginibacter mallensis genome has a segment encoding these proteins:
- a CDS encoding EVE domain-containing protein, whose product MNYWLVKSEPVKYSWQKFNQDGRTFWDGVRNYQARNNLKEMKQGDLVLFYHSNEGKAVVGIAKVAKEFYQDPTTEDPNWVVVDLEPVESLKNPVTLEQIKADTQLKDIGLVRQGRLSVMGLKREEFDRIIELGS is encoded by the coding sequence ATGAACTATTGGCTTGTTAAGAGTGAACCCGTAAAATACAGCTGGCAAAAATTTAACCAGGATGGCCGTACCTTTTGGGATGGCGTGCGTAACTACCAGGCACGCAATAACCTGAAAGAAATGAAGCAAGGCGATTTGGTGCTGTTTTATCACAGCAACGAGGGTAAAGCTGTTGTAGGTATAGCCAAAGTAGCCAAAGAGTTTTACCAGGACCCAACTACCGAAGATCCAAACTGGGTAGTTGTTGACCTTGAACCGGTTGAAAGCCTGAAAAACCCGGTAACACTGGAGCAAATAAAAGCCGATACGCAATTGAAGGATATTGGCTTGGTAAGGCAAGGTCGTTTGTCGGTAATGGGACTTAAACGAGAGGAGTTTGATCGCATCATTGAGCTGGGAAGCTAA